The Mobula birostris isolate sMobBir1 chromosome 6, sMobBir1.hap1, whole genome shotgun sequence genome has a window encoding:
- the LOC140199391 gene encoding caspase-8-like, which produces MDSARFELNTCLNDISENLGSDELKAMKFLCQDLLSKNQLDKAESGLRLFQSLKERGLLQVEDTFIVAELLYRTKQFWLLKKMKYNKEKVSKELMCLGRPRVSSYRQLLFEVSEDITMKDLETVKHFLHQYLAKSKLESIKTMLDALVEMEKEGLLEEHNTSILEYICKQIGEHLVEKFACYRREGRGQGEELLTPVPESNLPEMAEAQDAHEVRSPPGMQLEEPTESSLPMGLQNSRSRSSDLGQLDHYTSHNTVLTSDSQEILDRYKMESTPRGYCVIINNSTFDTMQPRKGTDRDAERLEQVFTWLGFRVKIENNLTAEGMRMKMLEYRQKDHKPFDCFICCILTHGERGVMCGTDDKKVPIRDITGCFSASRCPSLQQKPKVFFIQACQGTEKQEGVAIEQDSTAVRLEEDAIRATRTIIPDEADFLLGMATVEGYVSFRHIMQGTWYIQSLCENLEKHCPSQDLLSILTNVNNDVSEKKDKNFKTQMPQPSYTLRKKLYFPVGQSHADFMKASRNFHTRNGVPKD; this is translated from the exons ATGGATTCTGCCAGGTTTGAGTTGAATACTTGTCTAAATGACATCAGTGAGAACCTGGGCTCTGATGAGCTGAAGGCCATGAAGTTCCTTTGCCAAGATTTGTTGAGCAAGAACCAGCTTGACAAGGCTGAGTCCGGGCTCCGTCTATTCCAGTCTCTGAAGGAACGTGGCCTGCTTCAAGTGGAGGACACTTTTATTGTTGCTGAGTTGCTGTACCGCACCAAACAGTTCTGGCTACTGAAGAAGATGAAATATAATAAAGAAAAGGTCTCCAAAGAGCTGATGTGTCTGGGAAGGCCTAGGGTCTCATCATACAG ACAGCTTTTGTTTGAGGTATCAGAGGATATTACTATGAAGGACCTTGAGACTGTAAAACACTTCTTGCATCAATACTTGGCCAAGTCCAAGCTGGAGAGCATCAAG ACAATGTTGGATGCCCTCGTTGAAATGGAGAAGGAAGGACTGCTGGAAGAGCACAACACAAGCATACTGGAGTACATCTGCAAACAGATTGGAGAGCACTTGGTGGAAAAGTTTGCATGTTACCGAAGGGAAG GAAGGGGGCAGGGTGAGGAGTTGTTAACTCCAGTTCCTGAGAGCAACCTCCCTGAAATGGCAGAAGCACAGGATGCACATGAAGTCAGGTCACCACCGGGAATGCAGCTTGAG GAACCGACTGAATCTTCCTTGCCAATGGGACTCCAGAATTCACGTTCACGATCTTCTG ATCTGGGGCAGCTGGATCACTACACTTCCCACAACACTGTGCTGACTTCTGACTCTCAG GAGATACTTGACCGCTACAAGATGGAGAGTACCCCAAGGGGCTACTGTGTCATTATCAACAATAGTACCTTCGATACGATGCAACCACGCAAAGGAACCGATCGGGATGCAG AGCGGCTGGAACAGGTTTTCACCTGGCTGGGGTTCAGAGTGAAAATAGAGAACAACCTGACTGCAGAGGGGATGCGGATGAAGATGCTTGAATACCGTCAGAAGGACCACAAGCCCTTCGACTGCTTCATCTGCTGCATTCTGACCCACGGTGAGAGGGGAGTCATGTGCGGCACGGACGACAAAAAGGTGCCCATCCGTGACATCACCGGCTGCTTCTCGGCTTCACGGTGCCCTTCGCTCCAGCAGAAGCCCAAGGTCTTCTTCATCCAGGCGTGCCAGGGCACGGAAAAACAGGAAGGCGTTGCAATCGAGCAAGACAGCACTGCCGTGAGGCTGGAGGAGGACGCCATCAGGGCCACGCGCACCATTATTCCAGATGAGGCTGACTTCTTGTTGGGTATGGCGACGGTGGAGGGCTACGTCTCTTTTCGACACATCATGCAGGGCACCTGGTACATTCAGTCGCTGTGTGAAAACCTGGAGAAACACTGCCCCAG CCAGGACCTCCTAAGCATTCTCACCAATGTCAACAACGACGTAAGCGAGAAAAAAGACAAGAATTTCAAAACCCAAATGCCACAGCCAAGCTACACCCTCAGGAAAAAGCTTTACTTCCCAGTGGGGCAAAGTCATGCCGATTTCATGAAAGCCTCCCGGAATTTCCACACCAGAAATGGCGTTCCCAAGGACTGA